One segment of Meriones unguiculatus strain TT.TT164.6M chromosome 3, Bangor_MerUng_6.1, whole genome shotgun sequence DNA contains the following:
- the LOC132653186 gene encoding uncharacterized protein LOC132653186 isoform X8, translated as MSFLNIGNECLTFPDYSICHFLHDCCRNCRFLPRILSVTLDEGKERKEKEYLLQAPPATDQPLWVPHVRGRIREFRYQEGTAGTADSYRESYQLPWMKERKEKRKNTCCKRHLPQTSPFGCPTSVGESGNSDIRKAQ; from the exons atgaGTTTTCTTAACATAGGCAATGAATGTCTGACCTTTCCTGACTACAGCATATGTCATTTCTTGCATGACTGCTG CAGGAACTGCAGATTCCTACCGAGAATCCTATCAGTTACCTTggatgaaggaaaggaaagaaaagagaaagaataccTGTTGCAAGCGCCACCTGCCACAGACCAGCCCCTTTGGGTGCCCCACGTCCGTGGGAGAATCAGGGAAttcagatatcaggaaggcacag CAGGAACTGCAGATTCCTACCGAGAATCCTATCAGTTACCTTggatgaaggaaaggaaagaaaagagaaagaataccTGTTGCAAGCGCCACCTGCCACAGACCAGCCCCTTTGGGTGCCCCACGTCCGTGGGAGAATCAGGGAAttcagatatcaggaaggcacag TGA
- the LOC132653186 gene encoding uncharacterized protein LOC132653186 isoform X6, translating into MSFLNIGNECLTFPDYSICHFLHDCCRNCRFLPRILSVTLDEGKERKEKEYLLQAPPATDQPLWVPHVRGRIREFRYQEGTAGTADSYRESYQLPWMKERKEKRKNTCCKRHLPQTSPFGCPTSVGESGNSDIRKAQQELQIPTENPISYLG; encoded by the exons atgaGTTTTCTTAACATAGGCAATGAATGTCTGACCTTTCCTGACTACAGCATATGTCATTTCTTGCATGACTGCTG CAGGAACTGCAGATTCCTACCGAGAATCCTATCAGTTACCTTggatgaaggaaaggaaagaaaagagaaagaataccTGTTGCAAGCGCCACCTGCCACAGACCAGCCCCTTTGGGTGCCCCACGTCCGTGGGAGAATCAGGGAAttcagatatcaggaaggcacag CAGGAACTGCAGATTCCTACCGAGAATCCTATCAGTTACCTTggatgaaggaaaggaaagaaaagagaaagaataccTGTTGCAAGCGCCACCTGCCACAGACCAGCCCCTTTGGGTGCCCCACGTCCGTGGGAGAATCAGGGAAttcagatatcaggaaggcacag CAGGAACTGCAGATTCCTACCGAGAATCCTATCAGTTACCTTggatga
- the LOC132653186 gene encoding uncharacterized protein LOC132653186 isoform X7 — protein sequence MSFLNIGNECLTFPDYSICHFLHDCCRNCRFLPRILSVTLDEGKERKEKEYLLQAPPATDQPLWVPHVRGRIREFRYQEGTAGTADSYRESYQLPWMKERKEKRKNTCCKRHLPQTSPFGCPTSVGESGNSDIRKAQELQIPTENPISYLG from the exons atgaGTTTTCTTAACATAGGCAATGAATGTCTGACCTTTCCTGACTACAGCATATGTCATTTCTTGCATGACTGCTG CAGGAACTGCAGATTCCTACCGAGAATCCTATCAGTTACCTTggatgaaggaaaggaaagaaaagagaaagaataccTGTTGCAAGCGCCACCTGCCACAGACCAGCCCCTTTGGGTGCCCCACGTCCGTGGGAGAATCAGGGAAttcagatatcaggaaggcacag CAGGAACTGCAGATTCCTACCGAGAATCCTATCAGTTACCTTggatgaaggaaaggaaagaaaagagaaagaataccTGTTGCAAGCGCCACCTGCCACAGACCAGCCCCTTTGGGTGCCCCACGTCCGTGGGAGAATCAGGGAAttcagatatcaggaaggcacag GAACTGCAGATTCCTACCGAGAATCCTATCAGTTACCTTggatga
- the LOC110542840 gene encoding UDP-glucuronosyltransferase 2A1-like, with translation MLKNVFLWSLQISLLGISLGGNVLILSPEVSHWLNIKIIIDELIRKEHNVTVLVTSSALFITPSTSPSLTFEIYPVPFSKEKMESVIKDLVLTWLENRPSPSTIWKFYNEMAKIFKELHMMYKDTCDGVLKNEKLMAKLKKGKFEVLLSDPAFLCGDIIAIKLGIPFIYSLRFSPASTLEKHCGKVPFPPSYVPAILSELTDKMSFPDRVRNFISYQMQDYMFEMIWKSWDSYYSKALGKPTTFCEIMGKAEIWLIRTYWDFEFPRPYLPNFEFVGGLHCKPAKPLPKEMEEFVQSSGEHGVVVFSLGSMVKNLTEEKANLIASALAQIPQKVLWRYRGKIPATLGSNTRLFEWIPQNDLLGHPKTRAFITHGGTNGIYEAIYHGIPMVGVPMFADQPDNIAHMKAKGAAVEVNMNTMTSADLLHAVRTVINEPSYKENAMRLSRIHHDQPVKPLDRAVFWIEFVMRHKGAKHLRVAAHDLSWFQYHSLDVIGFLLACVASAIFLVAKCCVFVFQKIGKRGKKKKRD, from the exons ATGTTGAAAAACGTTTTCCTGTGGTCTCTTCAGATAAGTCTCCTGGGAATTAGTCTTGGTGGGAATGTTCTCATCTTGTCACCAGAAGTCAGTCACTGGCTAAATATTAAGATAATAATAGATGAGCTCATAAGGAAAGAACATAATGTGACTGTCCTTGTTACATCCAGTGCGCTTTTCATCACACCATCAACTAGCCCATCTCTGACTTTTGAAATATATCCAGTGCCCTTCAGCAAGGAAAAAATGGAAAGTGTGATTAAGGACTTGGTTTTGACATGGCTGGAAAACAGGCCATCTCCTTCAACTATCTGGAAGTTCTATAATGAAATGGCCAAAATCTTTAAGGAGCTCCATATGATGTACAAAGATACTTGTGATGGcgttcttaaaaatgaaaagctgATGGCCAAACTGAAGAAAGGAAAGTTTGAAGTACTGTTATCAGACCCAGCATTTCTATGTGGTGATATCATAGCTATAAAACTGGGAATCCCATTTATCTATTCCTTGAGGTTTTCTCCAGCCTCTACTTTGGAAAAGCACTGTGGAAAGGTCCCATTCCCTCCTTCCTATGTTCCTGCAATTTTGTCAGAACTCACAGACAAGATGTCCTTTCCTGACAGAGTCAGAAACTTCATCTCCTACCAAATGCAGGACTACATGTTTGAAATGATTTGGAAGTCATGGGATTCCTATTACAGTAAAGCTTTAG GAAAACCCACCACTTTTTGTGAGATTATGGGGAAAGCTGAGATTTGGCTGATACGGACATACTGGGACTTTGAATTCCCTCGTCCATATTTACCTAATTTTGAGTTTGTGGGAGGACTGCATTGCAAACCTGCCAAACCTTTACCTAAG GAAATGGAAGAATTTGTCCAGAGCTCAGGGGAACATGGTGTTGTGGTGTTTTCTCTGGGGTCAATGGTCAAAAATTTGACAGAAGAAAAGGCCAACCTCATTGCCTCAGCCCTTGCCCAGATTCCCCAGAAG GTTTTGTGGCGATACAGAGGAAAGATACCAGCCACTTTAGGATCCAATACAAGGCTGTTTGAGTGGATTCCCCAGAACGATCTTCTTG GACATCCCAAAACCAGAGCTTTTATCACTCATGGTGGAACAAATGGAATTTATGAGGCCATTTACCATGGAATTCCTATGGTGGGAGTTCCCATGTTTGCTGATCAGCCGGACAACATTGCTCACATGAAGGCTAAGGGAGCAGCTGTGGAGGTGAACATGAACACTATGACAAGTGCAGATTTGCTCCATGCTGTGAGAACAGTTATCAATGAGCCATC TTATAAAGAAAATGCCATGAGACTATCAAGAATCCACCACGACCAGCCAGTGAAGCCCCTGGACAGAGCTGTCTTCTGGATTGAGTTTGTCATGCGCCACAAAGGAGCCAAGCACCTTCGCGTGGCAGCGCATGACCTCAGCTGGTTTCAGTACCACTCTCTGGATGTGATTGGGTTCCTGCTGGCCTGTGTGGCATCTGCTATATTTTTGGTTGCAAAATGCTGTGTTTTTGTATTTCAAAAAATtggtaaaagaggaaaaaagaaaaaaagagactag